Proteins from a genomic interval of Scomber scombrus chromosome 11, fScoSco1.1, whole genome shotgun sequence:
- the gpr35b gene encoding G-protein coupled receptor 35, translating to MTGTADECNLTCHAGTLRGNLEGAAYTSLFLLGFLVNAAAMYAFIARQGPRTDTHVYMFNLVIADSALILFLPFRIYDAFFCLKICGLCTFLISLHYINMYASILTTTAISVHRYLAVRFPLQARSWRKKKQAAIFVCLVIWGFLVSISVGFRDNFESRNLWMCYERFPCSALPANFVILIMSLGYLAPLLIIVFCSSQIIFTLFKTDEKTEEMKSTVAIVTANIIVFIVCYTPFHVAILVKYFHSDCLCLHEIPDQTYLAVSEWLAATNCCFDAISYYFLLKRFYTQTIQSGGISIMQDSSL from the exons ATGACG GGGACTGCTGATGAGTGCAACCTCACTTGCCATGCAGGCACCCTTCGTGGCAACCTTGAGGGGGCTGCTTACACGTCCTTGTTTCTCTTGGGATTCCTTGTCAATGCTGCAGCTATGTACGCCTTCATTGCCAGACAGGGCCCCCGGACAGATACCCACGTCTACATGTTCAACCTGGTTATAGCTGATTCTGccctcatcctcttccttcccttcaGGATCTATGATGCCTTCTTCTGCCTGAAGATTTGTGGCTTGTGTACTTTCCTCATATCCCTACATTACATTAACATGTATGCCAGCATCCTGACCACTACAGCCATCAGCGTCCACCGCTACCTGGCTGTAAGGTTTCCACTGCAGGCCAGATCGtggagaaagaagaaacaggcagctatttttgtatgtttggtCATTTGGGGATTCTTGGTGAGCATATCTGTAGGATTCCGAGACAACTTTGAGTCTAGAAATCTCTGGATGTGTTATGAAAGATTTCCGTGCAGTGCACTTCCTGCAAATTTTGTTATTCTTATTATGTCTCTGGGCTACCTCGCCCCACTGTTGATCATTGTGTTCTGTTCCAGTCAGATCATCTTTACTTTGTTCAAGACGGATGAAAagacagaggaaatgaaaagcacCGTTGCCATAGTAACAGCAAACATTATTGTGTTCATTGTCTGCTACACACCGTTCCATGTTGCCATTCTTGTGAAATACTTCCATTCAGACTGCCTGTGTCTGCATGAAATTCCTGATCAAACATATTTAGCTGTGTCTGAATGGCTTGCTGCCACAAACTGCTGTTTTGATGCCATCAGctattattttttactgaaaCGGTTTTATACACAAACCATTCAGAGTGGAGGAATTTCCATCATGCAAGACAGCAGCCTTTAG